A genomic window from Glycine soja cultivar W05 chromosome 10, ASM419377v2, whole genome shotgun sequence includes:
- the LOC114369335 gene encoding LEAF RUST 10 DISEASE-RESISTANCE LOCUS RECEPTOR-LIKE PROTEIN KINASE-like 1.1 — protein MSTVYVILLFSHLTAVLLSAGNANGHHDECPDSFDCGSLGRIYFPFTTVQYLNCGALAIHGCDDHNQTAVKRVQLNNGGKLFQVTQVNSHQRQGWRPSISITDHDFRMLLVNGSCMAFTYNIIFPPFSAFGYFDMKNNITSFKCRHNQTVNHTNDFINYTGCPSSDFYFAPPYSDYESLRSLISSCSMVKLPVRQDSQFFKDPFGFLTAEITFEFKFSNECLQCYHGRRDGNCRLDSKGNFYCANRKARVWTRIRKLALMLGTGVGPWIIFGLFLTLRHCKRKYGQSSSNTNDDPYPSRDTESDRIFFGVPIFSYMELLEATNNFDSTRKLGEGGFGTVYYGTLRDGREVAIKHLFEHNYKRVEQFMNEIEILTRLRHRNLVSLYGCTSRHGQELLLVYEYVPNGTVASHLHGDLARVGLLTWPIRMQIAIDTASALAYLHASNIIHREVKTNNILLDISFSVKVADFGLSRLLPNDVSHVSTAPQGSPGYLDPEYFQFYRLTDKSDVYSFGVVLMELISSMPAVDAARERDQVNLASFCIKKIQKGKLSELVDPSFGFESDQQVKKMLTSVAGLAFRCVLGDNGLRPSMDEVLEALRKIQSGNYESENLEKGDDVGGGGVTSSTSSTEQVHVLQPPPASPDWGQAGISMNKLPASPMSLTEKRESESTTPNVSG, from the exons ATGTCAACGGTTTATGTGATCCTTTTGTTTTCTCATCTAACGGCGGTGCTTCTGTCAGCCGGGAATGCAAACGGGCACCATGATGAGTGTCCAGACTCATTTGATTGTGGAAGTTTGGGCAGAATTTACTTCCCCTTCACCACGGTACAATACCTGAACTGTGGTGCTTTGGCTATCCATGGTTGTGATGATCATAACCAAACGGCAGTGAAGCGTGTCCAGTTGAACAATGGAGGGAAACTGTTCCAAGTTACACAAGTTAATAGTCATCAGAGGCAGGGGTGGAGACCTAGTATTTCCATTACCGATCATGATTTCAGAATGCTTCTGGTAAATGGTAGTTGTATGGCCTTCACCTACAACATTATCTTCCCTCCCTTCTCTGCTTTCGGTTATTTTGATATGAAAAACAATATAACCTCCTTCAAATGCAGACACAATCAAACAGTCAACCATACAAATGACTTCATCAACTATACAGGATGTCCTTCCTCTGATTTTTACTTTGCCCCTCCATACTCTGATTATGAGTCCTTGCGCTCCTTAATCTCTTCATGTTCAATGGTTAAACTTCCCGTGAGACAAGATTCTCAGTTCTTCAAAGATCCATTTGGATTTTTAACTGCTGAAATTACCTTTGAAttcaagttttcaaatgaatgtcTCCAGTGTTACCATGGAAGAAGAGATGGCAATTGCCGACTTGACAGCAAGGGAAATTTTTATTGCGCCAACAG GAAAGCTAGAGTTTGGACCCGGATTCGGAAGCTAGCATTGATGCTAG GCACCGGCGTAGGACCATGGATCATATTTGGGTTGTTCCTCACGTTACGGCACTGCAAACGAAAATATGGCCAATCCAGCAGCAACACCAATGATGATCCCTACCCAAGTCGTGACACAGAGAGTGACAGGATCTTCTTTGGGGTACCCATCTTCTCCTATATGGAGCTTCTagaagcaacaaacaattttgACTCCACTAGAAAGCTTGGAGAAGGAGGCTTTGGCACTGTGTACTATG GAACACTAAGAGATGGAAGGGAAGTTGCAATCAAGCATCTGTTTGAGCACAATTACAAGAGAGTGGAACAGTTTATGAATGAAATTGAGATCCTTACTCGCTTACGCCATAGAAATCTTGTGTCCCTTTATGGTTGCACTTCACGTCACGGCCAAGAGCTACTGCTTGTATATGAATACGTTCCTAATGGCACTGTTGCTAGTCATCTTCATGGTGATCTAGCAAGGGTTGGTTTGTTGACATGGCCTATTCGAATGCAAATTGCCATAGACACTGCTTCCGCATTGGCCTATCTCCATGCTTCTAACATCATCCATCGTGAGGTGAAAaccaataacattttacttgaCATCAGTTTTTCGGTTAAGGTAGCAGATTTTGGGCTTTCAAGATTGCTCCCAAATGATGTAAGCCATGTCTCCACAGCTCCACAAGGGTCTCCGGGGTATCTTGATCCAGAATATTTCCAATTCTACAGGCTCACGGACAAGAGTGATGTGTATAGTTTTGGGGTTGTGCTCATGGAGCTGATATCATCCATGCCAGCAGTTGATGCAGCCAGGGAAAGAGATCAAGTTAACTTGGCAAGTTTTTGCATCAAAAAGATTCAAAAAGGAAAGCTTAGTGAGCTTGTAGACCCATCCTTTGGTTTTGAGTCAGACCAACAAGTTAAAAAGATGCTAACTTCAGTGGCAGGATTGGCCTTTCGGTGTGTGCTAGGAGACAATGGATTAAGGCCTTCTATGGATGAAGTTCTGGAAGCACTCAGGAAAATTCAAAGTGGGAATTATGAGTCTGAGAATCTAGAGAAAGGAGATgatgttggtggtggtggtgttacCTCTTCCACTTCCTCCACCGAACAAGTACACGTACTTCAACCACCACCAGCTTCACCGGATTGGGGTCAAGCTGGAATTTCAATGAATAAGTTACCAGCTTCGCCAATGTCCTTGACTGAGAAACGGGAAAGTGAATCTACCACGCCCAATGTCAGTggttaa